A DNA window from Halobacteriovoraceae bacterium contains the following coding sequences:
- a CDS encoding TonB family protein, translating to MFQLKNNPTDLLSISKSLIAHALIASIILFVVHEKYSIQNENIKLIQASMKVDVVAMPELTIQEIQQSIQQVENSPQKTKEPIDNNVPDDTDFLKEKEKKQKSFLNLLKDLGKKEVKQAKKVENNSNNIPTEKYRKDLKNIIMKGNKLNQGGLTSARESAAEISALGVYSLSVKDLVRTNWNLPRYLKEQDLQCRIKIFISKSGRLLNMILVESSGNTDYDQRALKAIKDAGEFPIPEESIQKYASEGKIILGFPL from the coding sequence ATGTTCCAATTAAAAAACAATCCAACAGATTTACTTTCTATATCAAAATCATTAATTGCACATGCACTTATTGCCAGCATCATTTTATTTGTCGTACATGAAAAATATTCTATTCAGAATGAAAATATAAAATTAATCCAAGCTTCAATGAAAGTCGATGTGGTCGCCATGCCCGAATTAACCATTCAAGAAATCCAACAATCAATACAACAAGTGGAAAATTCACCTCAAAAAACTAAGGAACCAATTGATAACAATGTACCCGATGATACTGATTTTCTTAAAGAAAAAGAGAAGAAACAAAAAAGTTTTTTGAATCTACTTAAAGATCTAGGAAAAAAGGAAGTCAAGCAAGCTAAAAAAGTCGAAAATAATTCAAATAATATTCCCACTGAAAAGTATCGCAAAGATTTAAAAAATATCATTATGAAAGGAAATAAACTCAATCAAGGTGGATTAACTTCTGCCAGAGAAAGTGCTGCTGAAATATCAGCACTAGGGGTGTATTCATTAAGTGTTAAAGACTTAGTCAGAACAAATTGGAATTTACCGCGCTACTTAAAAGAACAAGACCTTCAATGTAGGATTAAAATATTTATTTCAAAATCTGGTAGACTACTCAATATGATTCTTGTCGAGTCAAGTGGCAACACAGATTATGATCAAAGGGCCCTGAAGGCCATCAAGGATGCTGGTGAATTTCCTATTCCAGAAGAGTCTATTCAAAAATATGCTTCAGAAGGAAAAATTA